A single genomic interval of Maniola jurtina chromosome 23, ilManJurt1.1, whole genome shotgun sequence harbors:
- the LOC123877278 gene encoding uncharacterized protein LOC123877278 isoform X2, translating to MTHASSTLPNLQHFDCEGDPTSIGTRWEKWKRAFEIYLLAANIETPVKKRATLLHVGGIALQEVYYNIPGAHVEEEGVDVYEVALKKLDSHFAPKQSRIYERYLFRLMKQEEEEQFERFLLRLRTQAEKCQFHDKEQHIIDQITEKCRQVELRKKILEGGDTITLDEIISKANALEVVARQLDKFKMVKTNDTNNFNKAEINKIDNKKKYNKPFPRQFSNTKCSRCGSPSHSSEDIKCPAKDKRCLKCGFIGHFRENCRTRQKRQFSGNRTETVNKKPKIETKKGAFRSEIDYIFNLGENGDKKDETGEVRKEKTEESRIDYIFHLDDDETIKCSIGGVTIDILIDSGSKCNVITDKTWQLLKDNRVKISNQIRKPNKTLVSYGSKEPLDIMGSFDANISVIANKCIKGTIYVIRNGTRDLLGKETAIQLGVLKIGLQINSISNEKPSDKVFPKFKGVTVQIPIDQTVKPVIQPYRRVPIPLEEKVTKKLKELKDADIIEEVNEPSPWVSPMVPVLKEGQEEWRYPSSGN from the coding sequence ATGACTCATGCATCATCTACACTTCCTAACTTGCAACATTTTGATTGCGAAGGCGATCCAACATCTATCGGCACTCGCTGGGAAAAATGGAAAAGAGCATTCGAAATTTACTTACTGGCTGCCAACATCGAGACTCCTGTAAAAAAACGGGCTACTCTACTCCATGTGGGGGGTATAGCACTCCAGGAAGTTTATTATAACATACCCGGCGCTCACGTTGAAGAAGAAGGTGTCGATGTTTATGAAGTAGCTCTAAAGAAATTGGACAGTCACTTTGCTCCAAAACAAAGTCGGATTTACGAAAGGTATCTCTTTAGACTCATGAAACAGGAAGAAGAAGAACAATTCGAACGATTTTTATTAAGGTTAAGAACTCAAGCCGAAAAATGTCAATTCCATGACAAAGAGCAGCATATTATTGACCAAATCACTGAAAAGTGCAGACAAGTCGAATTGAGGAAAAAAATTTTAGAAGGTGGAGATACAATTACTCTAGACGAAATCATCAGTAAAGCAAATGCATTAGAAGTTGTAGCCAGACAATTGgataaatttaaaatggtaaAGACAAATGATACGAACAATTTCAACAAagcagaaataaataaaatcgataacaagaaaaaatataacaaaccgTTCCCAAGACAATTCTCGAACACTAAATGTAGTAGATGTGGAAGCCCCTCCCACTCATCCGAAGACATAAAATGCCCAGCAAAAGACAAACGATGTTTGAAGTGTGGCTTCATTGGTCATTTCCGGGAAAATTGTAGAACTCGACAGAAAAGACAGTTTTCGGGCAACAGGACGGAAaccgtaaataaaaaaccaaaaatagaaacaaaaaaagGTGCCTTTAGATCTGAAATTGACTACATTTTCAATCTGGGTGAAAACGGAGATAAAAAGGATGAGACCGGTGAAGTACGAAAGGAAAAGACAGAAGAGTCCCGAATAGATTATATTTTCCACCTGGATGATGACGAAACTATAAAGTGCAGTATTGGGGGAGTTACCATTGACATTTTGATCGATTCGGGAAGTAAATGCAACGTAATTACTGATAAAACATGGCAGCTTCTAAAAGACAATAGAGTGAAAATTTCTAATCAAATACGCAAACCTAATAAGACACTTGTTTCTTACGGCAGTAAAGAACCTTTGGATATAATGGGCTCCTTTGACGCGAACATTTCAGTCATTGCTAATAAGTGTATAAAAGGTACCATCTATGTTATCAGAAACGGCACACGTGATTTATTAGGCAAGGAGACAGCAATTCAGTTAGGCGTGCTAAAAATTGGGCTTCAAATTAACTCAATAAGTAATGAGAAACCATCAGATAAAGTGTTTCCAAAGTTCAAAGGAGTAACGGTCCAAATCCCAATAGACCAAACAGTTAAACCAGTTATCCAGCCATATCGAAGAGTCCCCATTCCTTTAGAAGAAAAGGTTACCAAAAAATTAAAGGAACTTAAAGATGCGGATATCATTGAGGAAGTAAATGAACCCTCACCGTGGGTATCACCCATGGTTCCCGTTCTTAAAGAAGGACAAGAAGAG
- the LOC123877278 gene encoding uncharacterized protein LOC123877278 isoform X1 has translation MTHASSTLPNLQHFDCEGDPTSIGTRWEKWKRAFEIYLLAANIETPVKKRATLLHVGGIALQEVYYNIPGAHVEEEGVDVYEVALKKLDSHFAPKQSRIYERYLFRLMKQEEEEQFERFLLRLRTQAEKCQFHDKEQHIIDQITEKCRQVELRKKILEGGDTITLDEIISKANALEVVARQLDKFKMVKTNDTNNFNKAEINKIDNKKKYNKPFPRQFSNTKCSRCGSPSHSSEDIKCPAKDKRCLKCGFIGHFRENCRTRQKRQFSGNRTETVNKKPKIETKKGAFRSEIDYIFNLGENGDKKDETGEVRKEKTEESRIDYIFHLDDDETIKCSIGGVTIDILIDSGSKCNVITDKTWQLLKDNRVKISNQIRKPNKTLVSYGSKEPLDIMGSFDANISVIANKCIKGTIYVIRNGTRDLLGKETAIQLGVLKIGLQINSISNEKPSDKVFPKFKGVTVQIPIDQTVKPVIQPYRRVPIPLEEKVTKKLKELKDADIIEEVNEPSPWVSPMVPVLKEGQEEANLPRSYFIKDSLETRSQQHQIWSIRQ, from the coding sequence ATGACTCATGCATCATCTACACTTCCTAACTTGCAACATTTTGATTGCGAAGGCGATCCAACATCTATCGGCACTCGCTGGGAAAAATGGAAAAGAGCATTCGAAATTTACTTACTGGCTGCCAACATCGAGACTCCTGTAAAAAAACGGGCTACTCTACTCCATGTGGGGGGTATAGCACTCCAGGAAGTTTATTATAACATACCCGGCGCTCACGTTGAAGAAGAAGGTGTCGATGTTTATGAAGTAGCTCTAAAGAAATTGGACAGTCACTTTGCTCCAAAACAAAGTCGGATTTACGAAAGGTATCTCTTTAGACTCATGAAACAGGAAGAAGAAGAACAATTCGAACGATTTTTATTAAGGTTAAGAACTCAAGCCGAAAAATGTCAATTCCATGACAAAGAGCAGCATATTATTGACCAAATCACTGAAAAGTGCAGACAAGTCGAATTGAGGAAAAAAATTTTAGAAGGTGGAGATACAATTACTCTAGACGAAATCATCAGTAAAGCAAATGCATTAGAAGTTGTAGCCAGACAATTGgataaatttaaaatggtaaAGACAAATGATACGAACAATTTCAACAAagcagaaataaataaaatcgataacaagaaaaaatataacaaaccgTTCCCAAGACAATTCTCGAACACTAAATGTAGTAGATGTGGAAGCCCCTCCCACTCATCCGAAGACATAAAATGCCCAGCAAAAGACAAACGATGTTTGAAGTGTGGCTTCATTGGTCATTTCCGGGAAAATTGTAGAACTCGACAGAAAAGACAGTTTTCGGGCAACAGGACGGAAaccgtaaataaaaaaccaaaaatagaaacaaaaaaagGTGCCTTTAGATCTGAAATTGACTACATTTTCAATCTGGGTGAAAACGGAGATAAAAAGGATGAGACCGGTGAAGTACGAAAGGAAAAGACAGAAGAGTCCCGAATAGATTATATTTTCCACCTGGATGATGACGAAACTATAAAGTGCAGTATTGGGGGAGTTACCATTGACATTTTGATCGATTCGGGAAGTAAATGCAACGTAATTACTGATAAAACATGGCAGCTTCTAAAAGACAATAGAGTGAAAATTTCTAATCAAATACGCAAACCTAATAAGACACTTGTTTCTTACGGCAGTAAAGAACCTTTGGATATAATGGGCTCCTTTGACGCGAACATTTCAGTCATTGCTAATAAGTGTATAAAAGGTACCATCTATGTTATCAGAAACGGCACACGTGATTTATTAGGCAAGGAGACAGCAATTCAGTTAGGCGTGCTAAAAATTGGGCTTCAAATTAACTCAATAAGTAATGAGAAACCATCAGATAAAGTGTTTCCAAAGTTCAAAGGAGTAACGGTCCAAATCCCAATAGACCAAACAGTTAAACCAGTTATCCAGCCATATCGAAGAGTCCCCATTCCTTTAGAAGAAAAGGTTACCAAAAAATTAAAGGAACTTAAAGATGCGGATATCATTGAGGAAGTAAATGAACCCTCACCGTGGGTATCACCCATGGTTCCCGTTCTTAAAGAAGGACAAGAAGAG